CAAGCCACATACAAatctcaaaaaccaaaaacaaagaaccAAGTTTATTTCAGTGTCGGCAAAATGGTGAAGCAGACGAGTGAGAAGCCCGCAGTGCAAAGCGATTCCAGGTACAAAGGTGTCCGGAAGCGCAAGTGGGGCAAATGGGTGTCCGAAATTCGGCTACCCAATAGCCGGGAGAGGATTTGGTTGGGCTCGTATGATTCGGCCGAGAAGGCGGCGCGTGCCTTCGACGCGGCGCTTTTTTGCCTGCGTGGCCGCACGGCCAAGTTCAATTTCCCCGACAACCCGCCGGAAATCTCCGGTGGGCGCTCGCTCACCCCGCCCGAGATTCAGGCTGCTGCGGCTCGGTTCGCCAACTCAGCAGAGCCACCGAAAAGCAGTCATTCGGATCGGTCGGCAACCGAGATGTTACCGATGGAGTCACCGTCACCGTCCCCTTCGGTTTCGGAGGGGACGGTCCAGATGGATAGCGAATTGACACAGGACGGGTCGTTCTCGGATTTGTTTCGGACAATGGGTTCGGGCAATGATGGGTCGGATTATGGAATATTCCCGGGTTTTGATGATTTTACGCATGAATTATACGCACAGCCTTTCCCTAACTATGATTACggagaagaaaattttgatggGATTGCGCCTCAGGAGTCATTCCTGTGGAATTTCTAAAGGACACTCGGCTAAAAACCAGCGGAGTGGGTCAGAGGCCCTGGACAGTTTTAGTTTCTGGAGCTACTGACTGTTTTTTCGACCCGCGAACTATTGAATCGGGATCGATATGGATGGTCCAATTTTTGTACGGCCATCTTTCCAACactaattaattatttgttggtaggatttttacaatttttttttttttttttttttgtgtgtctGAATCCAGATATTCCATTTGTCCAGAACTCAAAAGTGTTATTGTATGTAATTTGGATCACTCAATTTGAATGATTGTTATGAATGAGAATATACTCTACATTTTGTAATGATGGGGGACCCTACCTGAAATTATTAAAGTATATCAGCacgtttttgtttttctttgcttttaggATGTGCACCATTATAATATTGCTTGCATTTTGGCATGTGGATATCTATAATGCATTTGCCCCATCCTCTTTTTTTAATCTACCTTATCTTCTTTCTAGGTTTCCAACATAAGGCCTAAATTGCGTTTAGAAAAAGTAGACAAATCTAGAACAccaattcatttcttttcttctataatAACACCAACAGTACGTAGATAGACATACAACTGAACgatgtgaaaataaaaattaatcattataaaaaaaaaaaaaaatttaaaaaaagccctataacaatttattaaatcaCGTTATTCTTTCATTAAATTTCTAGTAAAATATAATTCCTCCCCAAAAATCCCAGTGCATGTCTAAATGCTCTCGCATGGAAGGTTCAGGTTCATTAAAGGCCAGAGGCCACCAGGAAGGGAAA
The Alnus glutinosa chromosome 14, dhAlnGlut1.1, whole genome shotgun sequence genome window above contains:
- the LOC133857826 gene encoding ethylene-responsive transcription factor ERF017, coding for MVKQTSEKPAVQSDSRYKGVRKRKWGKWVSEIRLPNSRERIWLGSYDSAEKAARAFDAALFCLRGRTAKFNFPDNPPEISGGRSLTPPEIQAAAARFANSAEPPKSSHSDRSATEMLPMESPSPSPSVSEGTVQMDSELTQDGSFSDLFRTMGSGNDGSDYGIFPGFDDFTHELYAQPFPNYDYGEENFDGIAPQESFLWNF